One part of the Treponema peruense genome encodes these proteins:
- a CDS encoding flagellin N-terminal helical domain-containing protein gives MVINHNMSAMFSNRALGVTNGSLQKDMEKLSSGERINRAGDDASGLAVSEKMRSQIRGLNQASKNASNGISFIQTTEGYLQETTDIVQRIRELAVQSSNGIYSDEDRMQIQVEVSQLVAEVDRIASQAQFNGMNMLTGRFAQATGENVPTASMWLHIGANMDQRMSVYIGTMTAQALGMRNVGTEEVMSIATPDEANRAIGTLDEALKKINKQRADLGGYQNRLDYAVKGLDIAAENTQASESRIRDTDMASQMVEFTKNQVLTQAGTAMLAQANSQSQSVLSLLQ, from the coding sequence ATGGTTATCAACCACAACATGTCCGCAATGTTTTCTAATCGCGCTCTGGGAGTAACAAACGGATCTCTTCAGAAGGATATGGAAAAACTCTCTTCAGGAGAAAGAATCAACCGTGCAGGTGACGACGCCTCGGGACTTGCAGTTTCCGAAAAGATGCGCTCACAGATACGCGGTTTGAATCAGGCATCAAAGAATGCTTCAAACGGAATCAGTTTTATCCAGACAACTGAAGGATATCTGCAGGAAACTACAGACATCGTTCAGCGCATCAGGGAACTTGCCGTTCAGAGTTCAAACGGTATCTACAGCGACGAAGACCGCATGCAGATTCAGGTTGAAGTAAGCCAGCTCGTTGCGGAAGTAGACCGCATCGCATCACAGGCTCAGTTCAACGGAATGAATATGCTTACCGGAAGATTCGCACAGGCAACCGGAGAGAACGTTCCCACTGCATCTATGTGGCTCCACATCGGCGCAAACATGGATCAGAGAATGAGCGTTTACATTGGAACCATGACAGCACAGGCCCTCGGAATGAGAAACGTAGGCACTGAAGAAGTCATGAGCATTGCGACACCGGATGAAGCCAACCGCGCAATTGGTACGCTTGACGAAGCTCTCAAGAAGATCAACAAACAGCGTGCGGATCTTGGAGGATACCAGAACCGTCTTGACTATGCAGTAAAGGGACTTGATATTGCAGCCGAAAATACACAGGCTTCAGAATCAAGAATCCGCGATACAGACATGGCATCACAGATGGTTGAATTCACCAAGAACCAGGTACTCACTCAGGCAGGAACAGCTATGCTCGCACAGGCCAACAGCCAGTCACAGAGCGTCTTGTCTTTGCTTCAATAG